The following coding sequences lie in one beta proteobacterium CB genomic window:
- a CDS encoding Lipocalin family protein: protein MAQQGDQSVKTIAALDVPRYLGTWYEIAKLPNWFQKKCVSNTKAVYTAKPDGNLRVLNSCKTATGETSEAEGLARQIGAKDSPKLEVRFAPEWLSFLPLVWGDYWVIDLDPQYQVAAVSDPRREYLWVLSRSPQLDPKVYADLLQRLTQQQFDIQKLELTSQKN from the coding sequence ATGGCGCAACAGGGCGACCAGAGTGTGAAGACCATAGCCGCTTTGGATGTTCCTCGCTACCTCGGCACTTGGTATGAGATTGCAAAGCTTCCGAACTGGTTTCAGAAAAAATGTGTTTCGAATACGAAGGCCGTCTATACCGCCAAACCAGATGGCAATCTTCGGGTTCTCAATAGCTGTAAGACTGCTACGGGGGAAACTTCGGAGGCAGAAGGCTTGGCTCGCCAGATTGGCGCGAAAGATTCACCTAAATTAGAAGTGCGCTTTGCCCCTGAATGGCTTTCTTTTCTACCTTTGGTGTGGGGTGATTATTGGGTGATTGATTTAGATCCACAATATCAGGTAGCGGCTGTGAGCGATCCTAGAAGAGAGTACCTTTGGGTTTTATCGCGGTCACCCCAGCTCGATCCGAAAGTCTATGCCGATTTATTGCAGCGCTTGACGCAGCAACAATTTGATATTCAAAAACTTGAACTCACTTCTCAGAAGAACTAA